From Gammaproteobacteria bacterium, one genomic window encodes:
- the rfbC gene encoding dTDP-4-dehydrorhamnose 3,5-epimerase, giving the protein MKVTPLELPGLLLVELELRGDARGFFVERFNENEYQRFGLPTRFKQDNHSRSAPGVLRGLHYQYDLPQGKLIGVLCGRIFDVVLDIRPDSPSYGKSFGTELTDLNGHLLWIPAGFAHGFCVLGAEPADILYKVDQFYNPKGEGGIHWADPEAAILWPIQNPIVSARDQVLPSFSAYRANPIPWHNL; this is encoded by the coding sequence ATGAAAGTTACTCCTCTGGAACTTCCTGGATTGCTTCTTGTTGAGCTTGAGCTACGCGGGGATGCGCGTGGCTTTTTTGTCGAACGATTCAACGAGAATGAATACCAACGATTTGGACTCCCGACAAGATTCAAACAGGACAATCACTCCCGTTCGGCGCCCGGAGTGCTGCGTGGCCTACATTATCAGTATGATCTACCCCAAGGGAAACTTATTGGCGTCCTTTGTGGTCGTATCTTTGATGTGGTTTTGGATATTCGTCCCGATTCTCCAAGCTATGGTAAGAGTTTTGGGACCGAATTGACTGACCTTAACGGTCATTTGCTTTGGATCCCCGCGGGATTTGCGCATGGCTTCTGCGTGTTGGGCGCGGAGCCTGCGGATATACTTTACAAGGTGGATCAGTTTTATAATCCAAAGGGCGAGGGAGGGATTCACTGGGCTGACCCCGAGGCGGCTATTCTGTGGCCGATTCAGAATCCTATCGTTTCGGCACGCGACCAGGTGTTACCGAGTTTTTCCGCTTATCGTGCGAATCCCATCCCCTGGCACAATCTTTAA
- the rfbD gene encoding dTDP-4-dehydrorhamnose reductase: MNHRFPATSDRPILILGASGQVGRALAQKLDARALAVSRQEADLANPTRLPILLDSLRPSVVINAAAYTQVDRAEQEEPLVQIINGEAPGILARWCAAHDVPFVHYSTDYVYSGEGISPWTEDAPVSPVNAYGRTKLMGDLAVAGAGGNWLIFRTSWVYDTQGKNFLNTIIRLGKERESLRIISDQHGAPTYAPDLADATLEILGRALTQPRFPNGVYHLCNSGETTWHEFATEILVRVREQGAELKVRNIEAIPTTEYPLPARRPLNSRLSLEKVHKIFGIKLPNWRLGLRRCLQEMMYF, translated from the coding sequence ATGAATCATCGATTTCCCGCCACTAGTGATCGACCAATCCTAATCCTCGGGGCCTCGGGCCAGGTCGGCAGGGCTTTGGCGCAAAAACTGGACGCACGTGCGCTGGCTGTTTCGCGCCAAGAGGCGGACCTGGCGAACCCTACACGACTTCCGATACTTTTGGATTCGCTCCGGCCGAGCGTAGTGATCAATGCTGCTGCCTATACGCAGGTCGATCGGGCGGAACAGGAAGAACCTTTGGTACAAATTATCAATGGCGAGGCTCCAGGCATTTTGGCTCGGTGGTGCGCCGCGCATGATGTGCCATTTGTTCACTATTCGACCGATTACGTTTATTCGGGGGAAGGGATTTCCCCGTGGACCGAGGATGCACCAGTCTCCCCCGTAAATGCCTATGGCCGAACCAAACTCATGGGCGATCTTGCGGTGGCGGGGGCGGGTGGGAATTGGTTAATCTTCCGTACCTCTTGGGTATACGACACCCAGGGCAAGAATTTTCTGAATACGATCATCCGTCTCGGAAAAGAACGTGAATCTCTCCGCATTATCTCGGATCAGCATGGTGCCCCGACCTATGCCCCGGATCTTGCCGATGCGACCTTGGAAATTCTCGGGCGAGCACTAACGCAACCGCGTTTCCCGAACGGGGTTTATCATCTCTGCAATTCGGGCGAAACGACCTGGCACGAATTCGCCACCGAAATTCTGGTGAGAGTTCGTGAACAGGGGGCGGAACTCAAAGTGCGCAATATTGAGGCTATTCCCACCACCGAATATCCCCTGCCGGCCCGGCGACCGCTGAATTCCCGCCTCAGCTTGGAAAAGGTCCATAAGATTTTTGGGATAAAATTACCTAATTGGAGATTAGGTCTCCGTCGCTGCTTGCAGGAAATGATGTATTTTTGA
- the yagA gene encoding CP4-6 prophage; integrase core domain-containing protein YagA: MERGVTHVVPKRVCASARQEGANIRALCRQFGISPKTGYKLLNRFIEQGNEGLVDRSRRPKTSPQRTIAATEEALLTVRDLHLAWGPRKLRAWLTEKGHEGLPSHSTINEILRRHKRLNPEESAKHAPWRRFEHPAPSDLWQMDFKGHVAMREGRCHPLTVLDDHSRYAVCLRACLNEQTATVQQALTETFRCHGLPWRMTMDNGSPWGDTLGSPYTPLTVWLMRLGIRVSHSRPYHPQTQGKDERFHRTLKAELLAHITFSDQIEAQKCFDAWRDLYNLERPHESLALRPPSSRYRPSTKPFLEDLPPIEYAPDDIVRKVQGQGELSYLGREWRVGRAFHGHSVALGPTTQGGLLDVFFCQHQIASINLLDPQ, encoded by the coding sequence TTGGAAAGAGGTGTCACTCATGTTGTCCCGAAAAGAGTTTGTGCATCGGCCCGCCAGGAAGGTGCAAATATCCGTGCCTTGTGCCGCCAGTTTGGTATCAGTCCGAAAACTGGATACAAGTTATTGAATCGTTTCATAGAACAGGGCAATGAGGGCTTGGTGGACCGTTCACGTCGACCGAAAACTTCACCTCAGCGCACGATAGCAGCGACAGAAGAGGCACTGTTGACGGTACGTGATCTCCATCTCGCTTGGGGACCCCGCAAGTTGCGGGCCTGGCTGACAGAAAAAGGCCATGAGGGGTTGCCCTCTCACAGTACGATCAACGAAATCCTTCGTCGCCACAAGCGTTTGAATCCTGAGGAAAGCGCCAAACACGCGCCCTGGCGCCGATTCGAGCACCCTGCCCCCAGTGATCTGTGGCAAATGGATTTCAAGGGCCATGTGGCGATGCGTGAAGGGCGTTGCCACCCGCTAACGGTGCTGGACGACCATTCACGCTATGCCGTCTGCTTACGCGCCTGCCTCAATGAACAGACCGCCACTGTTCAACAGGCCCTAACGGAAACCTTTCGCTGTCATGGCCTACCTTGGCGGATGACAATGGACAACGGTTCGCCGTGGGGAGATACGTTGGGTTCCCCTTATACACCCCTAACAGTTTGGTTAATGCGGCTGGGTATCCGGGTCAGCCACAGCCGCCCTTACCATCCGCAAACCCAGGGGAAGGACGAACGCTTTCACCGTACCCTCAAAGCCGAACTTTTGGCCCATATCACGTTTTCCGACCAAATCGAGGCGCAAAAATGCTTTGATGCCTGGCGCGACCTCTATAACCTGGAACGCCCTCATGAATCCCTAGCGTTGCGCCCTCCCTCCAGCAGGTATCGACCCAGCACAAAACCGTTTCTAGAGGATTTGCCACCGATTGAATATGCTCCCGATGACATCGTGCGCAAGGTCCAAGGACAGGGGGAGCTAAGCTACCTAGGACGGGAGTGGAGGGTGGGTAGGGCTTTCCATGGCCATTCGGTTGCCCTAGGTCCCACCACTCAAGGCGGTTTGTTGGATGTCTTTTTCTGCCAACATCAGATTGCTTCCATCAACCTTCTCGACCCACAATAA
- a CDS encoding transposase: protein MKNSDGRSLDHSTLEYIRLQAVKAVRKGMSPREVGEIFGMHRSKVYEWVKKAKEMGLATLNAKPVPGRKSFINEQQEGILVFWLCAFTPLDFEFSTVLWTTEMIKTLIERKFSIYMSRSAVGRFLRRINLTPQRPVYRAIERDQFSVDNWINKEFPRIKELASNEGAIIYFLDEAGARTDYHAGTTWGLEGLTPIIPSTGGRYRINMIAAITSEGKMHFQIGPSSLNGGAFVEYLKILAQENSCPIYIVTDGYSAHHAKVVKEYLETTNGKVKIFFLPTYSPHLNPVELVWSNIKTQGIARHLIRNVEELKNKATQLLEDLKKSPEKVRELFKEESVQYAI, encoded by the coding sequence ATGAAAAATTCTGATGGACGTTCTCTCGATCACTCTACCCTTGAGTATATAAGGCTTCAAGCAGTAAAAGCTGTACGTAAAGGAATGTCTCCTAGGGAGGTGGGCGAGATTTTCGGTATGCACCGATCGAAGGTGTACGAATGGGTGAAGAAGGCAAAAGAGATGGGTCTAGCTACGTTAAATGCGAAACCTGTCCCTGGAAGAAAATCCTTCATCAATGAACAGCAAGAAGGAATACTCGTATTCTGGCTGTGCGCATTTACCCCATTGGATTTTGAATTCTCGACAGTCTTATGGACAACTGAAATGATAAAGACATTAATAGAGAGGAAATTTTCTATTTACATGAGTCGTTCCGCGGTGGGCCGTTTTTTGCGCCGCATTAATTTAACTCCACAACGGCCAGTATATCGTGCGATAGAGAGGGACCAATTTTCAGTAGATAATTGGATTAACAAAGAGTTTCCTAGAATCAAAGAGTTGGCAAGTAATGAGGGTGCTATAATCTATTTTCTTGATGAGGCTGGGGCGCGCACCGATTATCACGCGGGTACAACTTGGGGGCTAGAAGGTTTAACTCCCATAATTCCCTCCACTGGTGGACGTTATCGCATAAATATGATCGCTGCGATAACTTCTGAAGGAAAGATGCATTTCCAAATAGGTCCCTCATCGCTCAATGGTGGTGCGTTTGTTGAATATCTAAAAATTTTGGCTCAAGAGAATTCATGCCCCATCTATATTGTAACAGACGGGTATTCTGCCCATCATGCAAAAGTAGTTAAGGAATATCTGGAGACGACAAATGGAAAGGTTAAAATATTCTTTCTTCCCACCTATTCTCCACACCTTAATCCTGTCGAGCTAGTATGGAGCAATATTAAGACACAAGGAATTGCGCGTCACCTTATTCGTAATGTGGAGGAGTTAAAAAATAAAGCTACTCAACTTTTAGAGGATTTAAAAAAATCGCCAGAGAAAGTCAGAGAACTTTTTAAAGAAGAATCCGTCCAATATGCTATTTAG
- a CDS encoding HD-GYP domain-containing protein: MNNENFDLHRFQQLLEIQRRLSGERNISHLSQLVMQEVAELLDADRSSLFLFDWDIMQLRACFAEGVAAESLVVPLRMGIVGSSTIIRSTINVTNAYSHPYFNPEIDTTSGFKTNSLLATPLQTSDGRVVGGLELINKATGCFTDADERLAEATARVLAELASIDQLTPTIAQHETILLRERIDYDRAAVFILEETAGQLTAIYADGIEPSQLTLHLRLGIAGQVAVTRQPLLIPDVSVDNRFNSSFDNLTGYRTRSILCVPLLNLAGETLGVVQAINRRSGPFTEFDLQTLSSVAGIISISIENAMQIQEHEQQFHSLLETLAASIDAKDTLTAGHSRRVSEIATGIARIFDYPDADLDVLRVAALLHDYGKIGIDDQVLKKAGRLTEDEYQHIKKHAELTFDILERIRFARKYNNVPLIAASHHECLDGSGYPRGLNALQIPFMSKILAVADVFEALTADRHYRPGMSVTRSLEILDQGVGTKFDSHVIAALRRYLEKNAAF, from the coding sequence ATGAATAACGAGAATTTCGACCTACACCGCTTCCAACAATTATTAGAGATTCAGCGCCGCTTGAGTGGCGAACGTAATATCAGTCATTTGTCTCAATTAGTCATGCAAGAGGTAGCGGAGCTACTCGACGCAGATCGAAGTTCTTTGTTTCTATTTGATTGGGACATTATGCAATTGCGGGCCTGTTTTGCGGAGGGGGTGGCGGCAGAATCCCTGGTGGTACCGTTACGCATGGGGATTGTCGGCAGCTCAACGATTATTCGCAGCACCATTAATGTTACGAATGCCTATTCCCACCCCTACTTCAACCCCGAAATTGATACAACCTCTGGTTTCAAGACTAACAGTTTGTTGGCTACACCTCTCCAAACTTCGGATGGACGGGTGGTGGGTGGTCTGGAATTGATTAATAAAGCGACGGGATGTTTTACCGATGCTGATGAACGTCTGGCAGAAGCAACAGCGCGGGTTTTGGCAGAATTGGCAAGCATTGACCAATTAACACCAACCATCGCACAACACGAAACGATACTACTCCGAGAACGCATCGATTACGACCGCGCTGCGGTATTCATCTTGGAAGAAACCGCAGGACAATTGACGGCCATATACGCCGATGGGATCGAACCCAGCCAACTTACCCTCCACCTGCGGCTCGGAATTGCCGGTCAGGTTGCTGTAACTAGGCAGCCTTTACTAATCCCAGACGTGAGTGTGGATAACCGTTTCAATAGTTCCTTTGACAATCTCACGGGTTATCGTACCCGAAGCATTCTATGCGTGCCACTACTCAATCTCGCCGGTGAAACCCTCGGTGTTGTTCAGGCGATTAATCGCAGGAGCGGTCCTTTTACTGAGTTTGACCTACAGACACTGTCTAGTGTGGCTGGCATTATTTCCATCAGCATCGAAAATGCTATGCAGATCCAGGAGCACGAGCAACAATTCCACAGCCTTTTGGAAACCTTGGCAGCCTCTATCGACGCAAAAGATACTTTAACTGCCGGCCATTCGCGTCGGGTGTCTGAGATTGCTACTGGAATTGCTCGTATCTTCGATTATCCTGATGCGGATCTGGACGTATTGCGCGTCGCGGCGTTGCTACACGATTATGGAAAGATCGGTATCGACGACCAGGTGCTCAAAAAAGCCGGTCGCCTTACCGAAGACGAATACCAACACATCAAGAAACATGCAGAATTGACTTTTGATATCCTCGAACGGATCCGCTTCGCTCGAAAGTATAATAATGTTCCACTCATTGCCGCATCTCATCACGAATGTCTGGATGGTTCCGGTTATCCGCGCGGACTCAATGCTCTTCAAATCCCTTTCATGTCAAAGATCCTAGCCGTGGCCGATGTCTTCGAGGCATTAACGGCAGATCGTCATTATCGTCCAGGGATGAGTGTAACCAGGTCGCTAGAAATTTTGGATCAGGGCGTTGGCACTAAATTCGACAGTCATGTCATAGCTGCCCTGAGACGCTATCTAGAGAAAAACGCAGCTTTTTGA